Proteins from a single region of Geothrix sp. PMB-07:
- a CDS encoding integrase core domain-containing protein yields the protein MNLHGQAKSCPFSRALFVEQVLSEMTVIQASEMAGFSERTGHKWLKRFREEEKPGLRDRSSQPRQLARSHELGLVVEAVGRLHVRESMANGSCQIHLGLLALEGRDFAALCSASKRTAEPIWARSPRRLAAPRHEKLARSHEVGHRATGIRHGKNRKAGYQVLPVCNDDHSRACYMEVLPDEKKGTEVAFLLRALLHAQAQGVPVRKLLTDNDSPNHSKEFKAMREAFGLKHARTQPCRPGTNGKAERLIQTALRDWAYGSTWQSSDGRSQAVSAWLHSYNHHRPHSAIGGQPRH from the coding sequence ATGAACCTTCACGGTCAAGCAAAGTCCTGCCCATTCAGTCGAGCGTTATTTGTGGAACAGGTTCTATCGGAGATGACGGTGATCCAGGCATCCGAGATGGCTGGGTTCAGTGAACGGACCGGCCACAAGTGGCTCAAACGCTTTCGGGAAGAGGAAAAACCGGGCCTTCGGGATCGCAGCAGCCAGCCCAGGCAACTGGCCCGAAGCCACGAGCTTGGCCTCGTCGTTGAGGCCGTAGGAAGGCTCCATGTCCGTGAGTCAATGGCGAACGGGAGTTGCCAGATCCACCTTGGGCTTCTGGCTCTGGAAGGCCGGGATTTCGCGGCCCTCTGCTCTGCAAGTAAAAGAACCGCCGAACCGATATGGGCACGGAGCCCCAGGCGACTTGCTGCACCTCGACACGAGAAACTCGCCAGATCTCATGAGGTAGGCCATCGCGCCACGGGTATTCGCCACGGCAAGAACCGGAAGGCAGGCTATCAGGTGCTTCCTGTCTGCAACGACGACCACTCGCGGGCCTGCTACATGGAGGTTCTCCCGGACGAGAAGAAGGGCACGGAGGTCGCATTCCTCCTGAGGGCGCTTTTACATGCCCAGGCCCAAGGCGTCCCGGTCCGCAAGCTGCTGACGGACAATGATTCGCCCAACCATTCCAAGGAATTCAAGGCCATGCGAGAGGCCTTTGGCCTCAAGCACGCCCGCACCCAACCATGCCGCCCGGGAACCAACGGCAAGGCCGAGCGTCTCATCCAGACTGCTCTGCGTGACTGGGCATACGGCTCCACTTGGCAGAGTTCAGACGGAAGAAGCCAGGCGGTTAGCGCCTGGCTCCACTCCTACAATCACCATAGGCCCCACTCGGCCATAGGTGGTCAGCCCCGTCACTAG
- the pyrE gene encoding orotate phosphoribosyltransferase, which translates to MTLSSRDLAGCLLQAGAVRLQPSDPFTWASGLKSPIYCDNRQLLGLPDVRDQIITALAAGSSGLQPTLITGAATAGVPWAAMVADRLKLPMAYVRPTPKNHGMGRQVEGPLAKGHRAVLIEDLISTGMSSLKCADALRAEGAEVSAVLALFSYGLPQADAAFTAAGIGLTVLSSFEVLVTEAEARGILDAAGLVALKAWRSDTVAWSRAHGGAQPASTRSE; encoded by the coding sequence ATGACCCTTTCCTCCCGAGACCTCGCTGGTTGTCTTCTGCAGGCGGGGGCGGTGCGCCTGCAGCCGTCCGATCCCTTCACATGGGCCAGCGGTTTGAAGTCCCCGATCTATTGCGACAACCGTCAGCTCTTGGGCCTGCCGGACGTGAGGGATCAGATCATCACGGCCCTGGCCGCAGGTTCGTCGGGCCTTCAGCCCACCCTCATCACAGGAGCCGCCACGGCCGGCGTCCCCTGGGCTGCCATGGTGGCGGACCGCCTGAAGCTGCCCATGGCCTATGTCCGCCCCACGCCCAAGAACCACGGCATGGGTCGCCAAGTCGAAGGCCCCCTGGCCAAGGGGCACCGGGCTGTGCTCATCGAGGATTTGATTTCCACTGGCATGTCCAGTCTCAAATGCGCTGACGCGCTGCGAGCGGAAGGTGCGGAGGTGTCTGCGGTGCTGGCGCTATTCAGCTACGGCCTGCCTCAGGCGGATGCGGCCTTCACCGCCGCGGGCATCGGCCTCACGGTGCTGAGCTCCTTCGAGGTGCTCGTGACCGAAGCCGAGGCCCGGGGAATTCTCGACGCGGCTGGATTGGTCGCCTTGAAGGCCTGGCGCTCGGATACCGTGGCTTGGAGCCGCGCCCATGGCGGGGCCCAGCCAGCATCCACGAGGTCTGAATGA
- the leuS gene encoding leucine--tRNA ligase, whose translation MPFQPLTQEPEIQRRWLESGAFRAKRSAELLPGSKTFYMLVMLPYPSGRIHMGHVRNYTLGDVTARFRRMRGYEVMHPLGWDSFGLPAENAAIKHGIHPAIWTRKNIEEMKGQIQKMGISYDWDREIASFQDDYYRWNQWLFLKMWEQGDVFRANRTVNWCEELGTVLANEQVVDGKDERTGFPVVQKPLEQYFFKTTKYADELLECLDGLDWPENVKTMQRNWIGRSEGARLAFDLEIGGQIEVFTTRLDTLFGVTFMALSTEHPVIEKAAETDAALKAFCDQVAAVSREERMTSDVKLGHRTALSVIHPFTGEKVPVFAANYVLMDYGTGAVMGVPAHDERDHEFATKYCLPIPQVIESESEWDLGTLINSGEFTGMKSEDAVTAMVAKLGGRAEKTTTYKLKDWGLSRQRYWGTPIPTVHCDTCGVVPEKAENLPVRLPEDVAFTGVGPSPLTTSSSFLDTKCPSCGAKARRETDTMDTFVDSSWYWLRYLDPKNTELPFAKAESDAWMPVDLYVGGIEHATMHLIYARFFYKVLRDLGLASGPEPFQKLICQGMVLKDGSKMSKSKGNIVDPDEVISKYGADALRLFMIFAAPIEKEIDWTGFEGIEGASRFLKRVTRMVEDHAVTAAQLPAKDQLSAEEKALLIKLNQTLARLTDDLERRYQFNTVVSGLMELSNALSDLPTDAPHRGAVMQHALDAFVRLMSPVAPHLAEQLWNQLGHQGLCMEAAWPEADPQYLEADEVLVVVQVNGKVRGRITVPASATEDQRREAALACSEAQSHLAGKEIVKVVLPPGGKLVSIVVKG comes from the coding sequence ATGCCCTTCCAGCCCCTGACCCAGGAACCCGAGATCCAGCGCCGCTGGCTCGAGTCCGGCGCCTTCCGCGCCAAGCGGTCGGCGGAGCTGCTGCCGGGCTCCAAGACCTTCTACATGCTCGTCATGCTGCCCTACCCCAGCGGCCGCATCCACATGGGCCACGTGCGCAACTACACCCTGGGTGATGTCACGGCCCGATTCCGCCGCATGCGGGGCTACGAGGTGATGCACCCGCTCGGCTGGGACAGCTTCGGCCTGCCCGCCGAGAACGCCGCCATCAAGCACGGCATCCACCCCGCCATCTGGACCCGCAAGAACATCGAGGAGATGAAGGGGCAGATCCAGAAGATGGGCATCAGCTACGACTGGGATCGCGAGATCGCCAGCTTCCAGGACGACTACTACCGCTGGAACCAGTGGCTGTTCCTGAAGATGTGGGAACAGGGCGATGTCTTTCGTGCCAACCGCACCGTGAACTGGTGCGAGGAGCTGGGCACCGTGCTCGCCAACGAGCAGGTGGTCGACGGCAAGGACGAGCGCACGGGCTTCCCCGTGGTGCAGAAACCGCTGGAGCAGTATTTCTTCAAGACGACGAAGTACGCGGACGAGTTGCTGGAGTGCCTCGACGGCCTGGACTGGCCCGAGAACGTGAAGACCATGCAGCGGAACTGGATCGGCCGCTCCGAGGGTGCGCGCCTGGCCTTTGACCTGGAGATTGGCGGTCAGATCGAGGTCTTCACCACGCGCCTCGACACCTTGTTTGGCGTCACCTTCATGGCGCTCAGCACCGAGCATCCCGTCATCGAAAAGGCCGCGGAAACCGACGCGGCCCTGAAGGCCTTCTGCGACCAGGTGGCTGCCGTGAGCCGCGAGGAGCGCATGACCAGCGACGTGAAGCTGGGCCACCGCACCGCGCTGTCAGTGATCCATCCCTTCACCGGCGAGAAAGTGCCCGTATTCGCGGCGAACTATGTGCTGATGGACTACGGCACGGGCGCCGTCATGGGCGTGCCTGCGCATGATGAGCGGGACCACGAGTTCGCGACGAAGTACTGCCTGCCCATCCCTCAGGTGATCGAATCTGAGAGCGAGTGGGATCTCGGCACGCTCATCAACAGCGGTGAGTTCACGGGGATGAAGAGCGAAGATGCCGTCACGGCCATGGTGGCCAAGCTGGGCGGTCGCGCTGAGAAGACCACCACGTACAAGCTGAAGGATTGGGGCCTCAGCCGCCAGCGCTACTGGGGCACGCCCATCCCCACCGTGCACTGCGACACCTGCGGCGTGGTGCCCGAGAAGGCCGAGAACCTGCCCGTGCGTCTGCCCGAAGATGTGGCCTTCACGGGCGTGGGCCCTTCGCCTCTCACCACGTCTTCTTCCTTCTTGGACACGAAGTGTCCAAGCTGCGGCGCGAAGGCCCGGCGTGAAACCGACACCATGGACACCTTCGTGGACAGCAGCTGGTACTGGCTGCGCTACCTGGATCCCAAGAACACGGAGCTGCCCTTCGCGAAGGCGGAGAGCGATGCTTGGATGCCCGTGGATCTTTATGTGGGCGGCATCGAGCACGCCACCATGCACCTCATCTACGCCCGCTTCTTCTACAAAGTGCTGCGTGACCTGGGTCTGGCCTCGGGGCCGGAACCCTTCCAGAAGCTCATCTGCCAGGGCATGGTGCTGAAGGACGGCTCGAAGATGAGCAAGTCCAAGGGCAACATCGTGGACCCCGACGAAGTCATCTCGAAGTACGGCGCCGACGCCCTGCGCCTCTTCATGATCTTCGCGGCGCCCATCGAGAAGGAGATCGACTGGACGGGCTTCGAGGGCATCGAGGGCGCCAGCCGCTTCCTGAAGCGCGTCACGCGCATGGTGGAGGACCATGCCGTCACCGCTGCGCAGCTGCCCGCGAAGGATCAGCTCAGCGCCGAGGAAAAGGCCCTTCTCATCAAGCTCAACCAGACCCTGGCCCGCCTCACGGATGATCTGGAACGCCGCTATCAGTTCAACACGGTGGTCTCGGGCCTCATGGAACTCTCCAATGCCCTGAGCGATCTGCCGACGGACGCCCCCCATCGCGGCGCCGTGATGCAGCACGCGCTGGATGCCTTCGTGCGTCTGATGTCGCCCGTGGCGCCCCACCTCGCCGAACAGCTCTGGAATCAGCTGGGCCATCAGGGGCTTTGCATGGAGGCCGCCTGGCCCGAGGCGGACCCCCAGTACCTCGAGGCTGATGAGGTGCTCGTGGTGGTGCAGGTGAACGGCAAGGTGCGCGGGCGCATCACCGTGCCCGCCTCGGCCACCGAGGACCAGCGCCGCGAGGCTGCCCTGGCTTGCTCCGAAGCCCAGTCCCATCTGGCGGGCAAGGAGATCGTCAAGGTCGTGCTGCCCCCCGGCGGTAAGCTGGTGAGCATCGTGGTGAAGGGCTGA
- a CDS encoding formimidoylglutamase produces MRVQTLMEPESLQPGDVVLLGLCNEQGVIANGGRPGAAQGPKAFRKAFFRLDAACLGPRRLWDAGDVPSDAPYEAFLEAAAATVSACLKQGALPIVVGGGHDCSYGNYLGLSDALGSAPAVIAVDAHLDMRPTHAPSSGNPFFRMLEHGLPGDQLVEVGLIPWVNATQHRQFGENRGAHLHFLEPGQAQVPVDQASQALRRFETQGKRVLATFDLDAFEAAHTPGVSAVNPWGLTADAGLAMARAFGACPSVACLDLMELAPPLDPDGRTSRFAAFLVAAFLEARLRAQ; encoded by the coding sequence ATGCGCGTACAGACGTTGATGGAACCGGAATCACTCCAGCCTGGCGACGTCGTGTTGCTGGGCCTCTGCAACGAGCAGGGCGTCATCGCCAATGGCGGCAGACCCGGCGCCGCTCAGGGGCCCAAGGCCTTCCGCAAGGCCTTCTTCCGCCTCGATGCGGCGTGCCTGGGCCCTCGCCGTCTTTGGGACGCAGGCGATGTGCCTTCGGATGCACCCTACGAAGCCTTTCTTGAGGCGGCTGCGGCCACCGTTTCGGCCTGCCTCAAACAAGGCGCCCTGCCCATCGTGGTGGGCGGTGGCCACGATTGCAGTTACGGCAACTACCTGGGACTGAGCGATGCCCTTGGGAGTGCTCCCGCAGTGATCGCCGTGGATGCTCATCTGGACATGCGTCCCACCCATGCACCTTCCAGTGGCAATCCCTTTTTCCGGATGCTGGAGCATGGCCTTCCTGGCGATCAACTGGTGGAGGTGGGCCTCATCCCCTGGGTGAACGCGACACAGCACCGCCAGTTCGGCGAGAACAGGGGCGCCCATCTGCATTTCCTGGAACCAGGCCAGGCGCAGGTGCCCGTGGATCAGGCGAGCCAGGCCCTGCGACGATTCGAGACCCAAGGAAAGCGTGTGCTGGCCACCTTCGACCTGGATGCCTTCGAGGCGGCGCACACACCTGGCGTGTCGGCGGTGAACCCCTGGGGCCTTACGGCCGATGCGGGACTGGCCATGGCGCGGGCTTTCGGCGCCTGCCCGTCGGTGGCCTGCCTCGATCTCATGGAGTTGGCACCTCCGTTGGATCCAGATGGACGGACCTCCCGGTTCGCGGCCTTTTTGGTGGCGGCCTTCCTGGAGGCGCGCCTGCGGGCGCAGTAG
- a CDS encoding cob(I)yrinic acid a,c-diamide adenosyltransferase → MKLYTRTGDDGSSGLFGGDRVSKSHLRLVAFGTLDELNSVVGLLRLHATPGCANEAVLQRIQHDLFVLGAILATPAARQELLGSHMNRPTWNLEDMEADIDRLTAMAPPMTAFVLPGGTSASAHAHLARTFCRRAEREVVALTHEEPMDPAVLTYLNRLSDWFFALARAENAGAGVADIVWVAKDE, encoded by the coding sequence ATGAAGCTCTACACGCGCACGGGTGACGATGGTTCCTCAGGCCTCTTCGGAGGTGACCGGGTGAGCAAGTCGCATCTGCGGCTGGTAGCCTTCGGCACGCTCGATGAGTTGAACAGCGTTGTGGGCCTGCTGCGTCTTCATGCGACTCCTGGTTGTGCGAACGAGGCGGTTCTCCAACGCATTCAGCACGACCTCTTCGTGCTGGGGGCCATTCTGGCCACGCCCGCGGCGCGCCAGGAGCTGCTGGGCTCCCACATGAACCGGCCCACCTGGAATCTCGAGGACATGGAAGCCGACATCGACCGTTTAACCGCGATGGCGCCACCCATGACTGCTTTCGTCCTGCCGGGAGGAACCTCTGCTTCCGCCCATGCGCATCTCGCCCGCACCTTTTGCCGTCGCGCGGAACGCGAAGTGGTGGCGCTCACCCACGAAGAGCCCATGGATCCCGCCGTGCTCACCTACCTGAACCGTCTGAGCGACTGGTTTTTCGCCCTGGCCCGTGCCGAGAATGCTGGAGCGGGTGTGGCGGATATTGTGTGGGTGGCGAAGGACGAGTGA
- a CDS encoding integrase core domain-containing protein produces MQHASRVVGDWTHFYNHGRPHQAPGMKTPRQTYLLNQQP; encoded by the coding sequence ATCCAGCACGCTTCCCGCGTCGTTGGCGACTGGACTCACTTCTATAACCACGGGCGGCCTCACCAAGCCCCCGGCATGAAGACGCCTCGACAAACCTACCTGCTTAACCAGCAACCTTGA
- a CDS encoding carboxypeptidase regulatory-like domain-containing protein gives MHRIFTRLGFTAAALVAGSGTVLHAQSSTTGSVSGIVTDATGNPVSGVAVTATSAQISRFVVTAADGSFRLGLLNPGQWSITFSKTGLSTSKQYVSVLTNQNQPINVKMATEAKATVEVVASSASIDTTSTTQGQTLTAESISSLPTGRDFNSLAFFTPGVISSGFGSDPSVGGGSAAENTYIVDGLNTTDFRRGFQGQNLATDFIDQYEVQTGGYKPEFSALGGVFNAVTKSGSNDFKGSSWLNIDPRSLKADRKKGLYAKQSPTDDRYDIGAQLGGALQKDKLFYFVGLSYIDSKAPGDTNRNLAADGGIQDKQLQFVGKLNWYLTLDQQFTFFVNVNDHKRDTPQARPLDGDANWGASLHSTTNNLALNYDWTISPALFLSVKLGKTELKDDLTPEDQSAGIDNGNWYRTGPGFLAGNQYGIPFFGTSRAPRWQSGGYGVYDSLSKNDTTQFKIDLSYFLGDHNLKFGVSYLDSKYQDKQATTGGNWHRIRGASPAGIYMLDQYNWTDATVENAFTAFYAQDSWSLSDSGFRLMYGFRYEKQELKDYQGKTYLKFDNFSDLVQPRLGFTWDIKKDGTIKLAGSVARYFESIPQRLGIRVFANEIYTRTRYNSPTSVDSHGVPNPGSFNYNFTTAGFTYNPSGPNNGVTDYATPFSFDPIADGTKLPERREYTLGLDWNFAKYVTAGIHGRYRKMVNPIEDSVITDALGNELHGDVSGGSAILWNPHPGQVSYRTSPYNGSVPVTGNSLYPEAGNTYKSVDLTLDYKGDRLTFGASYTWSRLEGNYEGLVSSSNGQADNNITASFDYYPYVGYGLLPNDRTSVVKVYGSYRFALGFADLNLGWNYSFQSGTPISLFDEGSTTMGLAPGTLGSGNIPLDMGNYGNATPANGKMGQYGRTPGIQNIDVHADLQFKSGKLKIVPSIDIFNLANSRKELTEIQQATDATGNLNPAWQSPNSWQTGRAMRFGVKLVF, from the coding sequence ATGCATCGCATTTTCACCCGGCTCGGGTTCACCGCCGCCGCCTTGGTCGCTGGCAGCGGCACGGTGCTGCACGCCCAGAGCAGCACGACAGGCAGCGTCAGTGGCATCGTCACCGACGCCACGGGAAACCCTGTTTCCGGTGTGGCTGTGACGGCTACTTCTGCGCAGATTTCCCGATTCGTGGTCACAGCCGCGGACGGATCTTTCCGTTTGGGCCTCCTCAATCCTGGCCAATGGAGCATCACCTTCTCGAAGACCGGGCTCAGCACCTCGAAGCAGTACGTGAGTGTTCTGACCAATCAGAACCAGCCCATCAACGTCAAGATGGCCACTGAAGCCAAGGCCACGGTGGAGGTCGTCGCCTCTTCCGCCTCAATCGATACCACCTCGACCACCCAGGGCCAAACGCTCACTGCAGAAAGCATTTCCTCGCTGCCCACCGGGCGTGATTTCAACAGCCTGGCTTTCTTTACACCCGGCGTCATATCCTCGGGCTTCGGCAGTGATCCCTCCGTGGGTGGCGGTTCTGCCGCCGAGAACACCTACATCGTGGATGGCCTGAACACCACGGATTTCCGTCGTGGTTTCCAGGGCCAGAACCTCGCCACCGACTTCATCGACCAATACGAAGTGCAGACCGGCGGCTACAAGCCTGAGTTCAGCGCGCTCGGCGGCGTCTTCAACGCCGTCACCAAGTCGGGCTCTAACGATTTCAAGGGCTCCTCCTGGTTGAACATCGATCCCCGCTCTCTGAAGGCTGACCGCAAGAAGGGCCTCTATGCCAAACAGAGCCCCACGGATGACCGGTACGATATCGGTGCCCAGTTGGGGGGCGCGCTTCAGAAGGACAAGCTTTTCTATTTCGTTGGCCTCAGCTACATCGACTCGAAGGCTCCCGGCGACACCAACCGCAATCTGGCGGCCGACGGCGGTATTCAGGACAAGCAGCTGCAGTTTGTGGGCAAACTCAACTGGTACCTCACCCTGGACCAGCAGTTCACCTTCTTCGTGAACGTCAATGACCACAAGCGGGATACCCCGCAGGCTCGCCCGCTGGATGGCGATGCGAACTGGGGCGCTAGCCTGCACAGCACCACCAACAATCTTGCGCTGAACTACGACTGGACCATCAGCCCGGCCCTGTTCCTGTCCGTGAAGCTCGGCAAGACCGAACTGAAGGATGATCTCACCCCTGAAGATCAGAGCGCCGGCATCGACAACGGCAACTGGTACCGCACGGGCCCGGGTTTCCTCGCGGGCAATCAATACGGCATCCCCTTCTTCGGCACCTCTCGCGCACCCCGGTGGCAGAGCGGTGGTTACGGTGTCTATGACAGCCTCTCGAAGAACGACACCACTCAATTCAAAATTGACCTCTCCTACTTCCTTGGAGACCACAACCTCAAGTTCGGTGTGTCCTACCTTGATTCCAAGTACCAGGACAAGCAGGCCACCACGGGCGGCAACTGGCACCGCATTCGCGGGGCATCTCCTGCGGGCATCTACATGCTCGACCAGTACAACTGGACGGATGCCACGGTCGAGAATGCCTTCACGGCCTTCTACGCCCAGGATTCGTGGAGCCTTTCTGACAGCGGTTTCCGTTTGATGTATGGGTTCCGCTACGAGAAGCAGGAGCTGAAGGATTACCAAGGCAAGACCTACCTGAAGTTCGACAACTTCAGTGACCTGGTTCAGCCCCGCCTGGGCTTCACGTGGGACATCAAGAAGGACGGGACAATAAAGCTGGCCGGCAGTGTGGCCCGCTACTTTGAGTCCATTCCTCAGCGCCTGGGCATCCGGGTGTTCGCCAACGAGATTTACACCCGCACTCGCTACAACAGCCCCACGTCGGTTGATTCACACGGGGTCCCGAACCCTGGCAGCTTCAACTACAACTTCACCACCGCAGGGTTCACCTACAACCCGTCCGGTCCCAACAACGGTGTCACCGATTACGCCACACCCTTCAGCTTTGATCCCATCGCCGATGGCACCAAGCTGCCCGAGCGTCGTGAGTACACCCTGGGTCTGGATTGGAACTTCGCCAAATACGTGACCGCCGGCATTCATGGTCGCTACCGCAAGATGGTCAATCCCATCGAGGATTCCGTCATCACGGATGCGCTTGGCAACGAACTGCATGGGGATGTCTCTGGCGGGTCCGCAATCCTGTGGAATCCCCACCCCGGCCAGGTGTCCTACCGCACATCGCCCTACAACGGCAGTGTCCCTGTCACCGGCAATTCGCTCTATCCGGAAGCCGGCAACACCTACAAGTCCGTCGACCTCACCCTCGACTACAAGGGTGATCGCCTGACCTTTGGGGCGAGCTACACCTGGAGCCGTCTGGAAGGCAATTACGAGGGGCTGGTCTCCAGTTCGAACGGTCAGGCGGATAACAACATCACCGCCTCCTTCGACTACTACCCCTATGTGGGCTATGGCCTGCTGCCCAATGACCGCACCAGTGTGGTGAAGGTCTACGGCTCCTACCGGTTTGCGCTGGGCTTTGCCGATTTGAACCTCGGCTGGAACTACAGCTTCCAGTCCGGGACTCCCATCAGCCTCTTCGACGAGGGTTCCACCACCATGGGCCTTGCCCCGGGAACCCTTGGTTCCGGCAACATTCCCCTCGACATGGGCAATTACGGCAACGCCACGCCCGCCAATGGGAAAATGGGCCAGTACGGCCGGACACCTGGTATCCAGAACATCGACGTTCATGCGGACCTTCAGTTCAAGTCTGGAAAGCTGAAGATTGTTCCGTCCATTGACATCTTCAATCTGGCCAATTCCCGCAAAGAGCTGACCGAGATCCAACAGGCCACGGACGCCACGGGCAACTTGAACCCGGCTTGGCAGTCTCCCAACTCCTGGCAGACTGGACGGGCCATGCGCTTCGGGGTCAAGCTTGTTTTCTAG
- a CDS encoding IS5 family transposase (programmed frameshift) — protein MARTFLTERMWARLEPLLPSEQGGMGRPRLDNRPIVEAILWKHRTGAPWRDLPESFGPWNTVFTRFNRWNRSGVWQRVLEALRGEADCEWVMVDGTVIRAHQHAAGAKGGPTFQGLGRSRGGFSTKVHLIGDAHGNPVDFVLTPGQSHESKQLGSLLMGREAGAVLGDRAYDGKSCRDQIASIGAEAVVPPHPCRKDPAAFDKHFYKARHAVENLFAKLKQYRSLATRYDKTMRNYSAMVAIACVLTWLRL, from the exons GTGGCGAGAACTTTTCTGACTGAACGAATGTGGGCCAGGCTAGAGCCTCTGCTGCCGAGCGAGCAGGGTGGAATGGGGCGCCCTCGCCTGGACAATCGCCCCATCGTTGAAGCGATCCTCTGGAAGCACAGAACGGGAGCGCCCTGGAGAGATTTGCCTGAATCCTTCGGACCTTGGAACACGGTCTTCACGCGCTTCAATCGGTGGAATCGGAGCGGAGTCTGGCAGCGGGTCCTCGAAGCCCTTCGAGGTGAAGCGGATTGCGAATGGGTCATGGTCGACGGAACCGTTATCCGCGCCCATCAGCATGCGGCTGGTGCAAAAGGGGGACCTACAT TCCAAGGGCTTGGCCGCTCGCGCGGCGGTTTCTCGACCAAAGTCCACCTGATCGGGGATGCCCACGGCAACCCCGTCGATTTCGTGCTGACACCAGGCCAGTCGCACGAGAGCAAGCAACTCGGAAGCCTATTAATGGGCCGGGAGGCCGGGGCTGTTCTCGGTGATCGTGCCTACGACGGAAAGTCCTGCCGGGATCAGATCGCGTCTATTGGAGCAGAGGCAGTTGTTCCACCTCATCCATGCAGGAAGGATCCAGCCGCCTTCGATAAGCATTTCTACAAGGCCCGCCACGCCGTCGAGAACCTGTTCGCGAAGCTCAAACAATACCGAAGCCTCGCTACCCGTTACGACAAAACCATGCGCAACTACAGCGCCATGGTCGCCATTGCCTGTGTCCTTACCTGGCTCCGACTTTGA
- a CDS encoding tetratricopeptide repeat protein yields MICLAISLLIAPPFLHGGAPPVQSVLQKPPSSPDDAFLLRRYVGFNRTLQQTKQLMDQNRFRDATLKLEPCLEVIPDHPEAHFLLAQMAYQERRYQACLAHIQASQQGYAHVERIQRQERAAAAAQAAALEATLQASLAELEQVGVDPRGCSGGLYIAREHNLNDQRQRGETRGDTVETIGVPAELFLLLGNCHYRLKQFGEAKANYQTAIESNPSLEPAWNNLIGLCLERHELAQAKAWLARANQAQVQIRPELLSAIRVTPAE; encoded by the coding sequence GTGATTTGCCTAGCCATCTCCCTCCTGATTGCCCCACCGTTTCTTCACGGTGGGGCGCCACCGGTCCAGTCGGTGCTGCAAAAACCTCCTTCTTCCCCTGACGACGCCTTCCTGCTCCGACGGTACGTCGGGTTCAATCGAACCCTCCAGCAGACGAAACAGCTCATGGATCAAAATCGTTTCCGGGATGCAACACTCAAGCTGGAACCCTGCTTGGAAGTCATTCCTGACCATCCAGAAGCGCACTTCCTGCTGGCCCAGATGGCCTATCAAGAACGGCGCTACCAAGCCTGTCTGGCTCACATTCAGGCATCGCAGCAAGGCTATGCCCATGTTGAGCGAATACAGCGGCAAGAGCGCGCGGCCGCAGCAGCTCAGGCAGCCGCTCTGGAGGCCACGCTCCAGGCAAGCCTGGCTGAGCTCGAGCAAGTCGGCGTCGATCCTCGTGGTTGCTCCGGCGGACTCTACATTGCAAGAGAACACAACCTGAATGACCAGCGGCAGCGGGGTGAGACACGCGGCGATACCGTTGAAACAATCGGCGTTCCAGCAGAGCTGTTCCTATTGCTTGGGAATTGCCACTATCGGCTGAAACAATTTGGTGAGGCCAAGGCCAACTATCAGACTGCCATTGAATCAAACCCATCACTGGAACCTGCATGGAACAACCTCATCGGCCTATGCCTGGAGCGTCATGAACTGGCTCAGGCAAAGGCTTGGCTCGCACGGGCCAACCAAGCCCAAGTCCAGATTAGGCCCGAACTGTTGAGTGCCATCAGAGTCACTCCTGCGGAATGA